TCCTCGGGCGTCGCGTGCAGGACCTTGTCGAGCTGGCCCTGGCCGACGATGACGTGCATCTCACGGCCGAGGCCGGTGTCGCTCAGGAGCTCCTGGACGTCGAGCAGACGGCAGTTCTCGCCGTTGATCGCGTACTCGCTGCCGCCGTTGCGGAAGAGCGTGCGGGAGATCGTGACCTCGGAGTACTCGATCGGCAGCAGGCCGTCGGCGTTGTCGATCGTCAGCAGCACCTGCGCACGGCCGAGCGGACCGCGCGTCGAGGTGCCCGCGAAGATGACGTCCTCCATCTTGCCGCCACGGAGGGTCTTCGCCCCCTGCTCCCCCATCACCCAGGCGAGGGCGTCCACGACGTTGGACTTGCCGGAGCCGTTCGGGCCGACGATGCACGTGACGCCCGGTTCGAACGCGAACGTCGTCGGCTGCGCGAAGGACTTGAACCCCTTGATGGTCAGGCTCTTCAAGTACATGCGGTCTCCGGATGCTCTGGTTGGGCGTCAGGCTAACGCGTACGACGGCGTGGGCGTGGTTGGCACACGGGGCAGATGTGGCTCGATCGGTTCATGAAGGCCTCACGCACGATCGTGGTGCCGCACCGGGGGCACGGCTTCCCCTGCTGCCCGTACACGTGCAACCGCTGCGAGAAGTACCCGGACTGCCCGTTCACGTTGACGTACTGCGCGTCGAAGCTCGTGCCGCCGTCCTCCAGCGCACGGCCGAGGACGTGCCGCACCTCGGCCAGGAGGCCGTGCAGGTCGGCGCGGGTCAGCCGCTCGGCCGGGCGGTCGTAGTGCAGCCTGGCCGCCCAGAGGGACTCGTCGGCGTAGATGTTCCCGATGCCGCTCACGACGCCCTGGTCGAGCAGGACGCGCTTGATGCCGCTCGAGCGCTTCCGGGCGGCGGCGATGAAGCGATCGTCGTCGAACGCGGGGTCGAGCGGGTCGCGGGCGATGTGCGACACCTGCTTCGGGATGCTCCGGCGCCACACGGCGTCGGGATCGACCTCGTCGACGTGTCCGGCGGAACCGGCCGGCGCCCCGTCGATCGTCGGGACCATCTCGTCGATCGCCATCGAGCCGAACGTGCGCTGGTCGACGAACTCGAGCTCGACCGGGGGCTCCGGGGAGCCGTCGCGGTCGGTGCCGGTGGGCTGGACGTCGAGGAGGATCCGTCGGTGCTTCGCCGCCTCGCGCCCACGGCCGAGCAGGATCTGACCGCTCATGCCGAGGTGGGCCACGAGGGCCTCGGGTCGGTCGCCCTCGTACTCGGGCTGCAGGGGCATCCAGAGGAACTTGCCACGACGGACCGCGGCGGCGATGGTGCGACCGGTCAGGCGGTCGGCGAAGTCCTCGGCCGGACCGTCGTGCCGGGTCAGTGCCCGGTCGTCGACGACGTCCACGTGCAGGACCCGCGCGCCGCTGACGGCGGGTTCGAGGCCGGCGCGGACGACCTCGACCTCGGGCAGTTCGGGCACGCGGTCAGGCCGCCCGGCCGGAGAGCTGCGTCCACGCCTGGAGCGCCGCTGCCATCTCGGCGGTCTTCTTGCTCGACCCGGTGCCGGTGGAGACGTCCTCGCCCTGGAGCACGACCGTGGCGTGGAAGGTCTTGTCGTGGTCGGGACCGGCCTCGGTCACGCGGTACGACGGGTTGCCGAGCGACAGGCTCGACGCGAGTTCCTGCAGGCTCGTCTTCGGGTCCATCGCAGCGCCGAAGCGGTCCGGGTCGATGAGGAGCGGTTCGACCAGCCGGAGCACCAGCGCGGTCGCCGGGTCGGGGCCGGCGGAGAGGTAGGTCGCGCCGATCACGGCCTCGACCGTGTCGGCGAGGATCGACGACTTGTCGCGGCCGCCGGTCTGCTCTTCACCCTTGCCGAGCCGGAGGTACTGTCCGAGCCCGATCATGCGGGCGATCTCGGCGAGGGCGACCGTCGACACCAGGCTCGCGCGCCGCTTGGCGAGGTCGCCTTCGTCGAGGTCGGGGAAGGACCGGTAGAGCTTCACGGTCACGGCCTGGCCGAGGATCGAGTCCCCGAGGAACTCGAGGCGTTCGTTGTGCCCGATGCCACCGTGCTCGTACGCGTACGAGCGGTGGGTCAGGGCGAGCTGCAGGAGCTCGAGGTCGATGTCGGCCCCGAGGATGCCCTGCAGACGAACGACGTCCGGCCCCACGGGGCGGGACCCCGTGGCGCCGGACGTCGCTGTCATGCGTGTGGTCCGATCAGACGTCGGCGACCTTGCGGCCCTTGTACTCCATGTACAGGGGCGTGCCGGCGGAGTCCTCGACGACCTTCGCGCGGTGCGGGAGGCTGTAGGTGACCTTGCCGTTCTCGATCGTCTTCACGAGCTGGACCGGCGCGGCCTTCCACTGCGAACGACGGGCGTGCGTGTTGGCACGGGACTGCTTGCGCTTGGGAACGGCCATGGTGGTTCTCTTTCGGTTGGTCGGTGGTCAGTGGCGAGGGGCGGCGGTCAGTCGGCCTGGTCGGCGTCGGACCGCTCCTGACCCTCGGTGGTCTGGGGCGTGGTCGTGCTGGCTGCGTCGGTGTCCTCGCCGCCGCTCGTCGCGTCGTCGAGGGTGATGCCGCTCAGCGCAGCCCACCGCGGGTCCAGGACCTCGTGAGCACGCTGCTCGCCGATGTCGGCCAGTCGCTCGCCCGTCACCGGGTCGAGGCCTGGGCAGTCCGGTCGGCAGACCGGCTGGAACGGCAGCGCCAGCACCACCGCATCTCGAACGACCTGTTCACAATCCACGTGGTCATCGTGAACGAAGAAGTCGAAATCCTCCGAGGCATCATACGCGAACAGCTCGGCGAAATCGACCTCGACGGGCTCGCTGATGTCGATGAGGCACCGGGAGCACTCGCCCTCGGCCTCGGCGCTGGCGTGCCCGGAGACGAGGACGCCCTCGTGCAGGCCCTCGAGCCGGAGGTCGATGTGCATCTCGGCGCCTTCGCGGA
The sequence above is a segment of the Curtobacterium sp. BH-2-1-1 genome. Coding sequences within it:
- the rnc gene encoding ribonuclease III, producing MTATSGATGSRPVGPDVVRLQGILGADIDLELLQLALTHRSYAYEHGGIGHNERLEFLGDSILGQAVTVKLYRSFPDLDEGDLAKRRASLVSTVALAEIARMIGLGQYLRLGKGEEQTGGRDKSSILADTVEAVIGATYLSAGPDPATALVLRLVEPLLIDPDRFGAAMDPKTSLQELASSLSLGNPSYRVTEAGPDHDKTFHATVVLQGEDVSTGTGSSKKTAEMAAALQAWTQLSGRAA
- the mutM gene encoding bifunctional DNA-formamidopyrimidine glycosylase/DNA-(apurinic or apyrimidinic site) lyase encodes the protein MPELPEVEVVRAGLEPAVSGARVLHVDVVDDRALTRHDGPAEDFADRLTGRTIAAAVRRGKFLWMPLQPEYEGDRPEALVAHLGMSGQILLGRGREAAKHRRILLDVQPTGTDRDGSPEPPVELEFVDQRTFGSMAIDEMVPTIDGAPAGSAGHVDEVDPDAVWRRSIPKQVSHIARDPLDPAFDDDRFIAAARKRSSGIKRVLLDQGVVSGIGNIYADESLWAARLHYDRPAERLTRADLHGLLAEVRHVLGRALEDGGTSFDAQYVNVNGQSGYFSQRLHVYGQQGKPCPRCGTTIVREAFMNRSSHICPVCQPRPRRRTR
- a CDS encoding DUF177 domain-containing protein — its product is MNSPYALRVRDLAHRPGEMREHSLDIAVPDAMGAGVISVREGAEMHIDLRLEGLHEGVLVSGHASAEAEGECSRCLIDISEPVEVDFAELFAYDASEDFDFFVHDDHVDCEQVVRDAVVLALPFQPVCRPDCPGLDPVTGERLADIGEQRAHEVLDPRWAALSGITLDDATSGGEDTDAASTTTPQTTEGQERSDADQAD
- the rpmF gene encoding 50S ribosomal protein L32; protein product: MAVPKRKQSRANTHARRSQWKAAPVQLVKTIENGKVTYSLPHRAKVVEDSAGTPLYMEYKGRKVADV